In one window of Deinococcus terrestris DNA:
- the coaD gene encoding pantetheine-phosphate adenylyltransferase, which produces MNAVFPGSFDPITSGHMDVLTRASRIFDHVTVTVMHNARKQGKHLFTLDERLAILHEATAHLPNVGVDTFGGLLVDYMAQQQQGLILRGLRAVSDYEYELQIAHLNRQIGEVETVFIMAATRWSFVSSTMVREIASYGGDISEMVPRASAAALRRKFADVYAARDAGRAAGTE; this is translated from the coding sequence ATGAACGCGGTCTTTCCCGGTTCCTTCGACCCCATCACCAGCGGCCACATGGACGTGCTGACGCGGGCCTCGCGCATCTTCGACCACGTGACCGTCACCGTGATGCACAACGCCCGCAAGCAGGGCAAGCACCTCTTCACGCTGGACGAGCGGCTGGCGATCCTGCACGAGGCGACCGCGCACCTGCCCAACGTCGGCGTGGACACCTTCGGCGGGCTGCTGGTGGACTACATGGCGCAGCAGCAGCAGGGGTTGATCCTGCGCGGGCTGCGGGCGGTGTCTGACTACGAGTACGAACTCCAGATCGCGCATCTCAACCGCCAGATCGGGGAAGTGGAGACGGTGTTCATCATGGCGGCGACCCGCTGGAGCTTTGTCAGTTCCACGATGGTCCGCGAGATCGCCAGCTACGGCGGCGACATCTCCGAGATGGTGCCCCGCGCCTCGGCCGCCGCCCTGCGCCGCAAGTTCGCGGACGTGTACGCGGCGCGGGACGCCGGGCGAGCGGCCGGAACGGAATAA
- a CDS encoding RsmD family RNA methyltransferase — protein MSVRILAGSAKGRALKVPASARPSGARVRKSLFDLLATRAPSGRFLDLHGGSGAVGLEAASRGYAATLIEKDAAAVRAIEGNARTLDLPVRVVRGDASALLGRLGEFDVVFSDPPYAQDIPALTRRLLASGVVAPGGLLVCQHPVQVRLDDAPGWEREERVYGSNLLTLYRREEGAGADKIGAT, from the coding sequence ATGAGTGTCCGCATTCTGGCCGGGAGCGCCAAAGGCCGCGCCCTCAAGGTGCCTGCGAGTGCCCGGCCCAGTGGGGCGCGGGTCCGCAAGAGCCTGTTCGACCTGCTCGCCACCCGCGCTCCCTCGGGGCGCTTTCTCGACCTGCACGGCGGCAGCGGCGCGGTGGGGCTGGAGGCCGCCAGCCGGGGCTATGCGGCGACCCTGATCGAAAAGGACGCGGCGGCGGTGCGGGCCATCGAGGGCAACGCCCGCACCCTGGACCTGCCCGTGCGGGTGGTGCGCGGGGACGCGTCGGCGCTGCTGGGGCGCCTCGGCGAGTTCGACGTGGTGTTCAGCGACCCGCCCTACGCCCAGGACATCCCGGCGCTGACCCGCCGCTTGCTCGCTTCGGGCGTGGTGGCGCCCGGCGGCCTGCTCGTCTGCCAGCATCCGGTGCAGGTGCGCCTGGACGATGCCCCCGGCTGGGAGCGAGAGGAGCGGGTGTACGGCAGCAACCTCCTGACCCTCTACCGGCGGGAGGAAGGCGCCGGGGCGGATAAGATCGGGGCCACATGA